The Caloenas nicobarica isolate bCalNic1 chromosome Z, bCalNic1.hap1, whole genome shotgun sequence genome has a segment encoding these proteins:
- the PMAIP1 gene encoding phorbol-12-myristate-13-acetate-induced protein 1: MMPGRNLRKSAPPAVPAEREVAAECALQLRRIGDKWDLRQRILNLLSKLFFPET; the protein is encoded by the exons ATGATGCCCGGGAGAAACCTGCGCAAATCCGCGCCGCCCGCGGTTCCCGCAG AGCGGGAGGTGGCGGCGGAGTGCGCCCTGCAGCTGCGCAGGATCGGCGACAAGTGGGACCTGCGGCAGAGGATCCTGAACCTCCTCTCCAAGCTGTTCTTCCCGGAGACGTGA